A single genomic interval of Lentimicrobium saccharophilum harbors:
- a CDS encoding T9SS type A sorting domain-containing protein, producing the protein MMKKTTTILLMLIASVSFAQNNPVDFESGGFGADWTWAVFENDSNPPLEIIANPDQSGANTSATVAKFTALQTGNPWAGCESLHNADLGPFVLDETNNLIKIMVWKSVISDVGIKLASPLGWSQGEIKVANTLVNQWEELTFDFSNFINPPPDQGQLDQIIIFPDFDLSGRTQDNIVYFDNITFNPQGGSNPDVPTVAAPIPPQRNPGDVISLFSDAYTNVPVDTWLTGWSAAMLEELTIAGNPTKRYYNLDYAGIETVQNQIDISEMLQLHLDVWSPNFTFFGIKLVDFGPDGAFGGGDDSEHQVNFEGLAQSQWVSLEIPLTDFTGLNALNNIAQYILVGQPTGLSNVYVDNFYFYKGEPVSTSDISLTGKRVVLYPNPVEQGGQIYLGSNVYQVDVLDLSGRALISVNNPAIETGNLNRGAYLLRIQTRDGLIQTHKLIVN; encoded by the coding sequence ATGATGAAAAAAACTACGACTATTTTATTGATGCTTATTGCATCAGTCAGTTTTGCCCAGAACAATCCGGTTGATTTTGAATCAGGCGGATTCGGAGCAGACTGGACCTGGGCTGTTTTTGAAAACGACAGCAATCCTCCGTTGGAAATTATTGCAAATCCTGATCAATCCGGTGCAAACACTTCAGCTACTGTTGCTAAATTCACCGCTTTGCAAACCGGAAATCCATGGGCCGGATGCGAATCTTTACACAATGCCGATCTTGGCCCATTTGTATTGGATGAAACCAATAATCTTATCAAGATCATGGTCTGGAAATCTGTGATCAGCGATGTTGGCATCAAACTGGCTTCCCCATTGGGCTGGTCGCAAGGTGAAATCAAAGTTGCCAACACTCTTGTGAATCAGTGGGAAGAGCTTACATTCGACTTTTCAAACTTCATCAACCCTCCCCCTGATCAGGGACAATTGGATCAGATCATCATTTTCCCCGACTTTGACCTATCCGGAAGAACGCAGGATAATATTGTATATTTTGACAATATTACCTTCAATCCTCAGGGTGGAAGTAATCCTGATGTGCCAACAGTTGCAGCGCCCATTCCTCCTCAGCGCAATCCCGGGGATGTTATTTCGCTGTTCAGCGATGCTTATACCAATGTACCTGTAGATACCTGGCTTACAGGATGGTCGGCAGCAATGCTCGAAGAGCTTACCATCGCAGGCAATCCCACTAAAAGATATTACAACCTGGATTATGCCGGAATTGAGACCGTTCAGAATCAAATCGATATATCGGAAATGCTTCAGTTGCATTTAGATGTTTGGTCGCCCAATTTCACTTTCTTCGGAATCAAACTGGTTGATTTTGGCCCTGATGGTGCCTTTGGTGGAGGTGATGATTCAGAACACCAGGTCAATTTTGAAGGATTGGCGCAGTCTCAATGGGTCAGCCTGGAAATCCCTTTGACCGATTTCACCGGATTAAATGCCTTGAATAATATCGCACAGTATATTCTGGTAGGTCAGCCAACCGGTTTAAGCAATGTGTATGTTGATAACTTTTACTTTTATAAAGGGGAGCCGGTAAGCACCTCTGATATCAGCCTGACCGGCAAAAGGGTTGTATTATATCCGAATCCTGTAGAGCAGGGTGGTCAGATTTACCTCGGATCAAACGTTTATCAGGTCGATGTGCTAGACCTGAGCGGCAGGGCTTTAATCTCCGTCAACAATCCGGCCATTGAAACCGGAAACCTCAACCGTGGAGCTTATCTGCTGAGAATCCAAACCAGAGATGGTTTAATTCAAACGCACAAACTCATTGTAAACTAA
- a CDS encoding T9SS type A sorting domain-containing protein, with translation MSITFAQNAPVNFETGGYGADWTWTVFENGPNAPLGIITNPDQSGINTSATVASFTALQSGQPWAGCESAHGDDDLGPFVLDATNSIIKIMVWKSVISDVGIKLVAASGWAQAEIKVANTLINQWEELTFDFSAYPNPPGTEGMYDQIVIFPDFNLSGRTQDNVIYFDNITFNEQGTSPGEPTVAAPEPPVREPEDVVSVFSGAYTNVAGTDFNPNWGQTTVVTFPLIAGNETMKYANFNYQGTQFASALDLSGMETLHLDMWTADATGVNISLISTGPVETPYALQITPNQWVSYDIPLTAFAGVNLADVIQLKFDGGNGSQSIYLDNIYFYTEGGVIGDTPRNPVDFETGGYGADWTWTVFENGPNAPLGIIANPDQSGINTSATVAAFTALQSGQPWAGCESAHGDDDLGPFVLDATNSIIKIMVWKPVISDVGIKLVANSGWAQAEIKVANTLINQWEELTFDFSAYPNPPGTEGMYDQIVIFPDFNLSGRTQDNVIYFDNITFNEQGTSPGEPTVAAPEPPVREPEDVVSVFSGAYTNVAGTDFNPNWGQTTVVTFPLIAGNETMKYANFNYQGTQFASALDLSGMETLHLDMWTADATGVNISLISTGPVETPYALQITPNQWVSYDIPLTAFAGVNLADVIQLKFDGGNGSQSIYLDNIYFYTEGGVIGDTPRNPVDFETGGYGADWTWTVFENGPNAPLGIIANPDQSGINTSATVAAFTALQSGQPWAGCESAHGDDDLGPFVLDATNSIIKIMVWKPVISDVGIKLVANSGWAQAEIKVANTLINQWEELTFDFSAYPNPPGTEGMYDQIVIFPDFNLSGRTQDNVIYFDNITFNEQGTSPGEPTVAAPEPPVREPEDVVSVFSGAYTNVAGTDFNPNWGQTTVVTFPLIAGNETMKYANFNYQGTQFASALDLSGMETLHLDMWTADATGVNISLISTGPVETPYALQITPNQWVSYDIPLTAFAGVNLADVIQLKFDGGNGSQSIYLDNIYFYTEGGVIGDTPRNPVDFETGGYGADWTWTVFENGPNAPLGIIANPDQSGINTSATVAAFTALQSGQPWAGCESAHGDDDLGPFVLDATNSIIKIMVWKPVISDVGIKLVANSGWAQAEIKVANTLINQWEELTFDFSAYPNPPGTEGMYDQIVIFPDFDLSGRTQDNVIYFDNITFNEQGTSPGEPTVAAPEPPVREPEDVVSVFSGAYTNVAGTDFNPNWGQTTVVTFPLIAGNETMKYANFNYQGTQFASALDLSGMETLHLDMWTADATGVNISLISTGPVETPYALQITPNQWVSYDIPLTAFAGVNLADVIQLKFDGGNGSQSIYLDNIYFYTEGGVIGDTPRNPVDFETGGYGADWTWTVFENGPNAPLGIIANPDQSGINTSATVAAFTALQSGQPWAGCESAHGDDDLGPFVLDATNSIIKIMVWKPVISDVGIKLVANSGWAQAEIKVANTLINQWEELTFDFSAYPNPPGTEGMYDQIVIFPDFDLSGRTQDNTIYFDNITFNEQEPIVGGPNAPVDFETGGYGADWTWTVFENGPNAPLGIIANPDQSGINSSATVAEFTALQSGQPWAGVESAHGDDDLGPFVLDATNSLIKIMVWKPVISDVGIKLVAASGWAQPEIKVANTLINQWEELTFDFSGYPNPPGTEGMYDQIVIFPDFDLSGRTQDNTIYFDNITFNEQGTTPGEPTAAAPEPPVREPEDVVSVFSGAYTNVAGTDFNPNWGQSTVVTFPLIAGNETMKYANFNYQGTQFASALDLSGMETLHLDMWTADASSVNVFLISTGPVETPYALQITPNQWVSYDIPLTAFAGVDLTDVIQMKFDGGNGSQSIYLDNIYFYTEGGVIGDTPRNPVDFETGGYGADWTWTVFENGPNAPLGIIANPDQSGINTSATVAEFTALQSGQPWAGVESAHGDDDLGPFVLDATNSIIKIMVWKPVISDVGIKLVAASGWAQPEIKVANTLINQWEELTFDFSGYPNPPGTEGMYDQIVIFPDFDLSGRTQDNTIYFDNITFNQLVTNNDLTFPKRILIYPNPVKRGNQIILVADVKQFELFDISGRVLISTNTSIVDTDKLSKGIYVLRIHTRNGDIQTQKLIVK, from the coding sequence GTGTCAATAACCTTTGCTCAAAACGCACCTGTCAATTTTGAAACAGGTGGTTATGGAGCCGACTGGACCTGGACCGTGTTTGAGAACGGACCGAATGCCCCGCTGGGGATCATCACCAACCCTGACCAGAGTGGAATCAATACCTCTGCAACGGTAGCCTCGTTCACGGCTCTTCAAAGCGGTCAACCCTGGGCAGGATGTGAATCAGCTCATGGTGATGATGACCTTGGGCCTTTCGTGCTGGATGCAACCAACTCCATTATCAAAATCATGGTCTGGAAATCCGTGATCAGCGATGTGGGAATTAAACTGGTGGCCGCCAGCGGCTGGGCGCAGGCCGAAATCAAAGTGGCCAACACCCTGATCAATCAATGGGAGGAGCTTACGTTTGATTTTTCTGCTTATCCCAATCCTCCGGGAACAGAAGGCATGTACGATCAGATCGTGATTTTCCCCGACTTTAATCTGTCGGGAAGAACGCAGGACAATGTTATTTACTTCGACAATATCACGTTCAACGAACAAGGCACTTCGCCCGGTGAGCCAACCGTAGCAGCACCGGAACCACCGGTGCGCGAACCCGAAGATGTTGTCTCGGTATTCAGCGGTGCTTACACCAATGTGGCCGGCACTGATTTCAACCCCAACTGGGGCCAGACAACCGTTGTAACTTTCCCGCTGATCGCGGGCAACGAAACCATGAAGTATGCCAACTTCAACTACCAGGGAACGCAGTTTGCCTCGGCGCTTGACCTGAGTGGAATGGAGACCCTGCACCTGGATATGTGGACGGCTGATGCAACCGGGGTAAATATATCCCTGATAAGCACCGGTCCGGTTGAAACGCCTTATGCATTGCAGATTACACCCAACCAGTGGGTCAGCTACGACATTCCGCTAACTGCCTTTGCGGGTGTAAACCTTGCTGATGTTATCCAGCTTAAGTTTGACGGTGGAAACGGGTCACAATCCATTTATCTGGACAATATTTACTTTTACACTGAAGGCGGCGTAATCGGGGATACCCCGAGAAACCCGGTTGATTTTGAAACAGGTGGTTATGGAGCCGACTGGACCTGGACCGTGTTTGAGAACGGCCCGAATGCCCCGCTGGGGATCATTGCCAACCCTGACCAGAGCGGGATCAATACTTCTGCAACAGTAGCCGCATTTACTGCCCTTCAAAGCGGTCAACCCTGGGCAGGATGTGAATCGGCCCATGGTGATGATGACCTTGGGCCTTTCGTGCTGGACGCAACCAACTCCATTATCAAGATCATGGTCTGGAAGCCCGTGATCAGTGATGTGGGGATTAAGCTGGTGGCAAATAGCGGCTGGGCGCAGGCCGAAATCAAAGTGGCCAACACCCTGATCAATCAATGGGAGGAGCTTACGTTTGATTTTTCTGCTTATCCCAATCCTCCGGGAACAGAAGGCATGTACGATCAGATCGTGATTTTCCCCGACTTTAATCTGTCGGGAAGAACGCAGGACAATGTTATTTACTTCGACAATATCACGTTCAACGAACAAGGCACTTCGCCCGGTGAGCCAACCGTAGCAGCACCGGAGCCACCGGTGCGCGAACCCGAAGATGTTGTCTCGGTATTCAGCGGTGCTTACACCAATGTGGCCGGCACTGATTTCAACCCCAACTGGGGCCAGACAACCGTTGTAACTTTCCCGCTGATCGCGGGCAACGAAACCATGAAGTATGCCAACTTCAACTACCAGGGAACGCAGTTTGCCTCGGCGCTTGACCTGAGTGGAATGGAGACCCTGCACCTGGATATGTGGACGGCTGATGCGACAGGGGTAAATATATCCCTGATAAGCACCGGTCCGGTTGAAACGCCTTATGCATTGCAGATTACACCCAACCAGTGGGTCAGCTACGACATTCCGCTAACTGCCTTTGCGGGTGTAAACCTTGCTGATGTTATCCAGCTTAAGTTTGACGGTGGAAACGGGTCACAATCCATTTATCTGGACAATATTTACTTTTACACTGAAGGCGGCGTAATCGGGGATACCCCGAGAAACCCGGTTGACTTTGAAACAGGTGGTTATGGGGCCGACTGGACCTGGACCGTGTTTGAGAACGGCCCGAATGCCCCGCTGGGGATCATTGCCAACCCTGACCAGAGCGGGATCAATACTTCTGCAACAGTAGCCGCATTTACTGCCCTTCAAAGCGGTCAACCCTGGGCAGGATGTGAATCGGCCCATGGTGATGATGACCTTGGGCCTTTCGTGCTGGACGCAACCAACTCCATTATCAAGATCATGGTCTGGAAGCCCGTGATCAGTGATGTGGGGATTAAGCTGGTGGCAAATAGCGGCTGGGCGCAGGCCGAAATCAAAGTGGCCAACACCCTGATCAATCAATGGGAGGAGCTTACGTTTGATTTTTCTGCTTATCCCAATCCTCCGGGAACAGAAGGCATGTACGATCAGATCGTGATTTTCCCCGACTTTAATCTGTCGGGAAGAACGCAGGACAATGTTATTTACTTCGACAATATCACGTTCAACGAACAAGGCACTTCGCCCGGTGAGCCAACCGTAGCAGCACCGGAGCCACCGGTGCGCGAACCCGAAGATGTTGTCTCGGTATTCAGCGGTGCTTACACCAATGTGGCCGGCACTGATTTCAACCCCAACTGGGGCCAGACAACCGTTGTAACTTTCCCGCTGATCGCGGGCAACGAAACCATGAAGTATGCCAACTTCAACTACCAGGGAACGCAGTTTGCCTCGGCGCTTGACCTGAGTGGAATGGAGACCCTGCACCTGGATATGTGGACGGCTGATGCGACAGGGGTAAATATATCCCTGATAAGCACCGGTCCGGTTGAAACGCCTTATGCATTGCAGATTACACCCAACCAGTGGGTCAGCTACGACATTCCGCTAACTGCCTTTGCGGGTGTAAACCTTGCTGATGTTATCCAGCTTAAGTTTGACGGTGGAAACGGGTCACAATCCATTTATCTGGACAATATTTACTTTTACACTGAAGGCGGCGTAATCGGGGATACCCCGAGAAACCCGGTTGACTTTGAAACAGGTGGTTATGGGGCCGACTGGACCTGGACCGTGTTTGAGAACGGCCCGAATGCCCCGCTGGGGATCATTGCCAACCCTGACCAGAGCGGGATCAATACTTCTGCAACAGTAGCCGCATTTACTGCCCTTCAAAGCGGTCAACCCTGGGCAGGATGTGAATCGGCCCATGGTGATGATGACCTTGGGCCTTTCGTGCTGGACGCAACCAACTCCATTATCAAGATCATGGTCTGGAAGCCCGTGATCAGTGATGTGGGGATTAAGCTGGTGGCAAATAGCGGCTGGGCGCAGGCCGAAATCAAAGTGGCCAACACCCTGATCAATCAATGGGAGGAGCTTACGTTTGATTTTTCTGCTTATCCCAATCCTCCGGGAACAGAAGGCATGTACGATCAGATCGTGATCTTCCCTGACTTTGATCTGTCGGGAAGAACGCAGGACAATGTTATTTACTTCGACAATATCACGTTCAACGAACAAGGCACTTCGCCCGGTGAGCCAACCGTAGCAGCACCGGAGCCACCGGTGCGCGAACCCGAAGATGTTGTCTCGGTATTCAGCGGTGCTTACACCAATGTGGCCGGCACTGATTTCAACCCCAACTGGGGCCAGACAACCGTTGTAACTTTCCCGCTGATCGCGGGCAACGAAACCATGAAGTATGCCAACTTCAACTACCAGGGAACGCAGTTTGCCTCGGCGCTTGACCTGAGTGGAATGGAGACCCTGCACCTGGATATGTGGACGGCTGATGCGACAGGGGTAAATATATCCCTGATAAGCACCGGTCCGGTTGAAACGCCTTATGCATTGCAGATTACACCCAACCAGTGGGTCAGCTACGACATTCCGCTAACTGCCTTTGCGGGTGTAAACCTTGCTGATGTTATCCAGCTTAAGTTTGACGGTGGAAACGGGTCACAATCCATTTATCTGGACAATATTTACTTTTACACTGAAGGCGGCGTAATCGGGGATACCCCGAGAAACCCGGTTGACTTTGAAACAGGTGGTTATGGGGCCGACTGGACCTGGACCGTGTTTGAGAACGGCCCGAATGCCCCGCTGGGGATCATTGCCAACCCTGACCAGAGCGGGATCAATACTTCTGCAACAGTAGCCGCATTTACTGCCCTTCAAAGCGGTCAACCCTGGGCAGGATGTGAATCGGCCCATGGTGATGATGACCTTGGGCCTTTCGTGCTGGACGCAACCAACTCCATTATCAAGATCATGGTCTGGAAGCCCGTGATCAGTGATGTGGGGATTAAGCTGGTGGCAAATAGCGGCTGGGCGCAGGCCGAAATCAAAGTGGCCAACACCCTGATCAATCAATGGGAGGAGCTTACGTTTGATTTTTCTGCTTATCCCAATCCTCCGGGAACAGAAGGCATGTACGATCAGATCGTGATCTTCCCTGACTTTGATCTGTCCGGCAGGACCCAGGATAACACCATCTATTTCGACAACATCACGTTCAACGAGCAGGAACCTATCGTTGGTGGGCCAAATGCCCCGGTTGATTTTGAAACAGGTGGTTATGGGGCCGACTGGACCTGGACCGTGTTTGAGAACGGCCCGAATGCCCCGCTGGGGATCATCGCAAACCCTGACCAGAGTGGAATCAATTCCTCTGCAACGGTAGCTGAATTTACTGCCCTTCAAAGCGGTCAGCCCTGGGCAGGCGTTGAATCGGCACATGGTGATGATGATCTTGGACCTTTCGTGCTGGATGCAACCAACTCCCTGATCAAAATCATGGTCTGGAAGCCCGTGATCAGTGATGTGGGGATCAAACTGGTGGCCGCCAGCGGCTGGGCACAACCCGAAATCAAAGTAGCCAACACCCTGATCAATCAATGGGAAGAGCTTACGTTTGATTTCTCAGGTTATCCCAATCCTCCGGGAACAGAAGGCATGTACGATCAGATTGTGATCTTCCCTGACTTTGATCTGTCCGGCAGGACCCAGGACAACACCATCTATTTCGACAACATCACGTTCAACGAGCAGGGTACAACCCCCGGCGAACCCACGGCAGCAGCACCGGAACCACCGGTGCGCGAACCCGAAGATGTTGTCTCGGTATTCAGCGGTGCGTATACCAATGTGGCCGGCACTGATTTCAATCCCAACTGGGGCCAGTCAACCGTTGTAACTTTCCCGCTGATCGCGGGCAACGAAACCATGAAGTATGCCAATTTCAACTACCAGGGTACACAGTTTGCCTCGGCGCTTGACCTGAGTGGAATGGAGACCCTGCACCTGGATATGTGGACGGCTGATGCAAGCAGTGTTAATGTTTTTCTCATTAGCACCGGTCCGGTTGAAACGCCTTATGCATTGCAGATTACACCCAATCAGTGGGTCAGCTATGACATTCCGCTCACGGCCTTTGCCGGCGTTGATTTAACAGATGTTATTCAAATGAAGTTTGACGGCGGAAACGGGTCACAATCCATTTATCTGGACAATATTTACTTTTACACTGAAGGCGGCGTAATCGGGGATACCCCGAGAAACCCGGTTGATTTTGAAACAGGTGGTTATGGAGCCGACTGGACCTGGACCGTGTTTGAGAACGGCCCGAATGCCCCGCTGGGGATCATCGCAAACCCTGACCAGAGTGGAATCAATACCTCTGCAACGGTAGCTGAATTTACTGCCCTTCAAAGCGGTCAACCCTGGGCAGGCGTTGAATCGGCCCATGGTGATGATGATCTTGGACCTTTCGTGCTGGATGCAACCAACTCCATTATCAAAATCATGGTTTGGAAGCCCGTGATCAGTGATGTGGGCATCAAACTGGTGGCCGCCAGCGGCTGGGCACAACCCGAAATCAAAGTAGCCAACACCCTGATCAATCAATGGGAAGAGCTTACGTTTGATTTCTCAGGTTATCCCAATCCTCCGGGAACAGAAGGCATGTACGATCAGATTGTGATCTTCCCTGACTTTGATCTGTCCGGCAGGACCCAGGACAACACCATCTATTTCGACAACATCACGTTCAATCAACTGGTGACGAACAATGATCTGACTTTCCCCAAACGCATACTGATTTATCCAAACCCTGTAAAAAGGGGTAATCAAATCATACTTGTTGCAGATGTTAAGCAATTTGAATTGTTTGACATAAGCGGAAGAGTGCTGATTTCGACAAACACCTCCATTGTGGATACTGATAAGCTTAGTAAGGGGATCTATGTTTTAAGAATACACACCAGAAACGGTGATATTCAGACACAAAAGCTTATTGTGAAATAA
- a CDS encoding DNA-3-methyladenine glycosylase I, producing MKTCTWPGNDPLMIEYHDTEWGVPVHDDRKLFEFLVLDAFQAGLSWKTILHRREGFRRAFDNFDAVKIAAYTEEDYHRLLGDSGIIRNRAKIRGTIRNAQVFLNIQKEFGSFDAYIWQFTGGKTMVNHWDELKQIPATSPESDAMAKDMKKRGFTFCGSTICYAFMQAAGLVDDHLEGCFRKNQAG from the coding sequence ATGAAAACCTGTACCTGGCCGGGCAACGACCCGCTGATGATTGAATACCATGACACCGAATGGGGTGTGCCCGTTCATGACGATCGCAAACTTTTCGAGTTCCTTGTGCTTGACGCCTTTCAGGCCGGCCTGAGTTGGAAAACCATACTGCACCGCAGGGAAGGTTTCCGCAGGGCCTTCGATAATTTTGACGCGGTGAAAATTGCCGCCTACACCGAAGAAGATTATCACCGCCTGCTCGGCGATTCCGGCATTATCCGTAACCGGGCCAAAATCAGGGGAACCATCAGGAATGCGCAGGTGTTTCTAAACATTCAGAAAGAGTTTGGCTCATTTGATGCCTACATCTGGCAGTTTACCGGAGGGAAAACCATGGTGAACCATTGGGATGAGCTGAAGCAAATACCTGCCACCAGTCCTGAATCGGATGCCATGGCAAAGGATATGAAAAAGCGCGGATTCACCTTCTGCGGAAGCACCATCTGTTATGCTTTTATGCAGGCCGCCGGCCTGGTGGATGACCATCTGGAGGGATGTTTCAGGAAAAACCAGGCTGGATAA